The following DNA comes from Plodia interpunctella isolate USDA-ARS_2022_Savannah chromosome 1, ilPloInte3.2, whole genome shotgun sequence.
ATATGTTCACTCCGCTCAATATACACATGATAAGAATCATCTTGCCAAGGCCCTGTAATAACAATTATcagattaatatattttgtaggtaAAGGAAAGGAGTATTTTTAAAGGTCTTTGTACAGAAGAAATGTAGGCTATTGAAAATAACAAGGATTTGTAATAATAGGTAAGTTATAACTGCCAAAATCAATTTGACTTTATCTTATCTTCTTGCAGAATAATATACTGAATATTGCATAAAAAACTTGGCTctattctatataaaatttaacttaacCTTGTTTCTTAATTTAACTTATGGACCTTTACATGGTCAGTATGACACTAAATTATCAACATAAGTTCAGATAAAACAAATCCATCTAGGATTTGTTACTCCCAAACTGACTTAACATAACTAGGATAAGTAAAAATAGCACAATAAAGAAGACTTACAATCATTCTAGACATGTACATGTTAAGACCTGGTGGATCATAATTTGCTCCTATCACAGAGATGCCcggatatttttgttgtataattcCAGCATAGTCCTCAAAAACTTTTCTATATCCACAAGAGTAACTGAAAGGTAAGAACAAATAGATCAGCTCTATATAGTATGTAAGATAAGTACCGACACTGATatgagttattatttttatcacctACCAATAGTAAATATTCATGATGTGTCCCACGCCTTGTCcaatttttgtaatactttCAGCATCATTTTCGTTTGCTTGAACACATATATCAGctgataatataaaacatgtaatgaatATAGCACTAATACTTATTGAAAGTCCAAAATTAGATGAAACCGACATCGTGGATAGGATTACtatgaaatgataataattgttattctGC
Coding sequences within:
- the SelT gene encoding thioredoxin reductase-like selenoprotein T homolog CG3887, which produces MSVSSNFGLSISISAIFITCFILSADICVQANENDAESITKIGQGVGHIMNIYYCYSCGYRKVFEDYAGIIQQKYPGISVIGANYDPPGLNMYMSRMIGLGKMILIMCILSGVNIFAWLNKPQPSWWTWCLENKLYACMMMFFLANMIEGQLVSSGAFEISLNNIPLWSKLETGRIPQPPELFQIIDNTLQFSKVEMPNNNFIQ